GTTGCGCCCCCTGCTTCAACCACTTGACAATCGCCGGCACGTTCAAGCGGGTCTGCTGGGTGGGGTCCGCCAGACGGGGATTGTAATACCCCAGCTCCTCCAACGTTTTGCCATCCCGCCGCGATAGGGCCGTGGCCGCCACAATCCGGTAGGACACCTGTCCCTTGCGCCCAAACCGC
This genomic window from Gloeomargarita sp. SRBZ-1_bins_9 contains:
- the rpsP gene encoding 30S ribosomal protein S16; translation: MVKLRLKRFGRKGQVSYRIVAATALSRRDGKTLEELGYYNPRLADPTQQTRLNVPAIVKWLKQGAQPTPTVRSILEKAKVFDQLHA